The following coding sequences lie in one Myxococcus xanthus genomic window:
- a CDS encoding P1 family peptidase → MVHIPEETGPRVRARELGLPLGRFKPGKFNAITDVEGVLVGHSTLIRGEGPLRPGHGPVRTGVTAILPNQGNIFMERMTGGGFVLNGAGEVSGMTQLMEWGLIETPILLTNTMAVGAVSDGVARYLVDRYPGIGDEHDVIIPVVGECDDSWLNDISGRHVREEHVFEAINNASTGPVAEGNVGGGTGMVTCDFKGGIGTSSRKLPEVLGGYTLGVLVMSNFGKMHNLRVGGLPVGEVLAEKFKGTPKRGQTYGSIIAVVATDAPLLSHQINRLCKRVALGIGRVGSYAAHGSGEIVVGFSTANIIPRRTQKMVYKLKLLLDQRLDPLYEAVMEATEEAILNAMCMATSMTGANGNHCPALPLDEVRRFLDAYKPIFASVKKRPQQSSAPAARERPSNEDREGEVKASTARPTQVRSAEGIPFPTRPAPDDTGEPGGPEGSSSGSPAGSDS, encoded by the coding sequence ATGGTGCACATCCCCGAGGAGACGGGTCCGCGCGTCCGGGCCCGTGAGCTGGGCCTTCCGCTGGGGCGCTTCAAGCCCGGCAAGTTCAACGCCATCACCGACGTGGAGGGGGTGCTCGTCGGGCACAGCACGTTGATACGGGGCGAGGGTCCGCTTCGCCCCGGGCACGGTCCGGTGCGCACGGGGGTCACCGCCATCCTCCCCAACCAGGGGAACATCTTCATGGAGCGCATGACGGGAGGCGGCTTCGTGCTCAACGGCGCGGGCGAGGTCTCCGGCATGACGCAACTCATGGAGTGGGGCCTCATCGAGACGCCCATCCTCCTCACCAACACCATGGCGGTGGGAGCGGTGTCGGACGGCGTGGCGCGTTACCTGGTGGACCGCTACCCCGGCATCGGCGACGAGCACGATGTCATCATCCCCGTGGTGGGGGAGTGTGACGATTCCTGGCTCAACGACATCTCCGGGCGCCACGTGCGCGAGGAGCATGTCTTCGAGGCCATCAACAACGCCTCCACCGGCCCCGTGGCCGAGGGCAACGTGGGCGGCGGCACCGGCATGGTGACGTGCGACTTCAAGGGCGGCATCGGCACGTCGTCCCGCAAGCTGCCGGAGGTGCTGGGCGGCTACACGCTGGGCGTGCTGGTGATGTCCAACTTCGGGAAGATGCACAACCTGCGGGTGGGCGGCCTGCCCGTGGGCGAGGTTCTGGCGGAGAAGTTCAAGGGCACGCCCAAGCGCGGCCAGACGTACGGCTCCATCATCGCGGTGGTGGCCACGGACGCGCCGCTGCTGAGCCATCAAATCAACCGCCTCTGCAAGCGCGTGGCGCTGGGCATTGGCCGCGTGGGCAGCTACGCGGCGCACGGCTCAGGGGAGATTGTCGTCGGCTTCTCCACGGCGAACATCATTCCCCGGCGCACGCAGAAGATGGTCTACAAGCTGAAGCTCCTCCTGGATCAGCGCCTGGACCCCCTCTATGAGGCGGTCATGGAGGCCACCGAGGAGGCCATCCTCAACGCCATGTGCATGGCCACGTCCATGACGGGCGCCAACGGCAACCACTGCCCGGCGCTCCCCCTGGACGAGGTCCGGCGCTTCCTGGACGCCTACAAGCCGATTTTCGCGTCCGTGAAGAAGCGTCCCCAGCAGTCGAGCGCCCCGGCGGCCAGGGAGCGGCCCAGCAACGAGGACCGGGAGGGGGAGGTGAAGGCGTCCACCGCCCGGCCGACCCAGGTCCGGAGCGCCGAGGGAATCCCGTTTCCCACCCGTCCGGCACCGGACGACACCGGAGAGCCGGGGGGGCCCGAGGGTTCCTCTTCCGGGAGCCCGGCGGGTTCTGATAGTTAA
- a CDS encoding D-alanine--D-alanine ligase family protein → MRIALTHNLRLSDLEEEAEFDTQETVNALAAAIERIGHRLERFEVSGPASRTVARLEAYSPDLIFNTAEGRRGRFREAFYPALFDELGFPYTGSDAYALAVTLDKQLTKLVLSKQGIRTPGWQYVEKLSELSAENLRFPVIVKPNFEGSSKGISQDSIAETLDEVRAKVAAALEKYPSGVLVEEYISGRDLAVPFLESVDNDYDGVLSPVEYVIDPAVTQGRKYAIYDYALKTSREGTVSVRAPAQIPPRTAEDIRRMAQKVYRALDCRDLGRIDVRLSDAGVPYFLEINALPSLEPRAGIYAAAELDGLHLDGVINSIITSAAKRYKIKDSSRRQGKPARKSGPLRVGFSFNVKRVKPTATAETVEDSEAEYDSPNTLQAIREAIASWGHEVIDLEATAELPSVLSSTPLDVVFNIAEGFKGRNRESQVPALLELLDIPYTGSDPATLSIALDKGLAKKIVRQAGILTPNFQLMATGKERLNKEFTSFPLIVKPVAEGSSKGVVTKSVCHSEAELREVVREIAGKYQQPALIEEYIRGREFTVGLLGERRPRVLPPMEIVFLDREEKNPVYSFQHKLDWTDRIRYDAPAKLEPALLERLRTAARNSFMALGCRDVARIDFRMDDKGRIYFIECNPLPGLTPGWSDLVLIAQGAGMDYRGLIGEIMAPAIRRYKEREARRAASEHPASVLRKSVPLEEGTPTAAQPVAATAPAPASPAVEPSPRVDAKA, encoded by the coding sequence GTGCGCATCGCGCTGACCCACAACCTCAGGCTGTCTGATTTGGAAGAAGAGGCGGAGTTCGACACGCAGGAGACGGTCAACGCGCTCGCGGCGGCCATCGAGCGCATCGGCCACCGGCTGGAGCGCTTCGAGGTGAGCGGCCCGGCCTCGCGCACCGTGGCGCGGCTGGAGGCCTACAGCCCGGACCTCATCTTCAACACCGCAGAGGGCCGCCGCGGCCGCTTCCGCGAGGCCTTCTATCCGGCCCTCTTCGACGAGCTGGGCTTCCCGTACACGGGCTCGGACGCGTACGCGCTGGCGGTGACGCTCGACAAGCAGCTCACCAAGCTGGTGCTGTCCAAGCAGGGCATCCGCACGCCCGGCTGGCAGTACGTGGAGAAACTCAGCGAGCTGTCCGCGGAGAACCTGCGCTTCCCCGTCATCGTGAAGCCCAACTTCGAGGGCTCGTCCAAGGGCATCAGCCAGGACTCCATCGCGGAGACGCTGGACGAGGTCCGCGCCAAGGTGGCCGCCGCGCTGGAGAAGTACCCGTCCGGAGTGCTGGTGGAGGAGTACATCTCCGGCCGCGACCTCGCCGTGCCGTTCCTGGAGTCGGTGGACAATGACTACGACGGCGTGCTCTCCCCGGTGGAGTACGTCATCGACCCGGCCGTCACGCAGGGCCGCAAGTACGCCATCTACGACTACGCGCTGAAGACGTCGCGGGAGGGCACGGTCAGCGTGCGCGCCCCGGCGCAGATTCCGCCTCGCACGGCGGAGGACATCCGGCGGATGGCGCAGAAGGTGTACCGGGCGCTCGACTGCCGCGACCTGGGCCGCATCGACGTGCGCCTCAGTGACGCGGGCGTGCCGTACTTCCTGGAGATCAACGCGCTCCCCAGTCTGGAGCCGCGCGCGGGCATCTACGCGGCGGCGGAGCTGGACGGCCTGCACCTGGATGGGGTCATCAACTCCATCATCACCAGCGCGGCGAAGCGGTACAAAATCAAGGACTCGTCGCGTCGCCAGGGCAAGCCGGCGCGCAAGAGCGGTCCGCTGCGCGTGGGCTTCAGCTTCAACGTGAAGCGCGTGAAGCCCACGGCCACGGCGGAGACGGTGGAGGACAGCGAGGCCGAGTACGACTCGCCGAACACGCTCCAGGCCATCCGCGAGGCGATTGCGTCGTGGGGCCACGAGGTCATCGACCTGGAGGCCACGGCCGAGCTTCCCTCGGTGCTGTCGAGCACGCCGCTGGATGTGGTGTTCAACATCGCGGAGGGCTTCAAGGGCCGCAACCGAGAGAGCCAGGTCCCGGCGCTGCTGGAGCTGCTGGACATCCCGTACACGGGCTCGGACCCGGCCACGCTGTCCATCGCCCTGGACAAGGGCCTGGCGAAGAAGATTGTCCGGCAGGCTGGCATCCTCACGCCCAACTTCCAGCTCATGGCGACGGGCAAGGAGCGCCTCAACAAGGAGTTCACCAGCTTCCCGCTCATCGTGAAGCCGGTGGCGGAGGGCAGCTCCAAGGGCGTCGTCACCAAGAGCGTCTGCCACAGCGAGGCGGAGCTGCGCGAGGTGGTGCGCGAGATTGCCGGCAAGTACCAGCAGCCCGCGCTCATCGAGGAGTACATCCGCGGCCGCGAGTTCACCGTGGGCCTGCTGGGCGAGCGGCGGCCCCGCGTCCTGCCGCCCATGGAGATCGTCTTCCTGGACCGGGAGGAGAAGAACCCCGTCTACAGCTTCCAGCACAAGCTCGATTGGACGGACCGCATCCGCTACGACGCGCCGGCGAAGCTGGAGCCCGCGCTGCTGGAGCGGCTGCGCACGGCGGCGCGCAACTCGTTCATGGCGCTGGGATGCCGCGACGTCGCGCGCATCGACTTCCGCATGGACGACAAGGGGCGCATCTACTTCATCGAGTGCAATCCGCTGCCGGGCCTGACGCCGGGCTGGAGCGACCTGGTGCTCATCGCCCAGGGCGCTGGCATGGACTACCGGGGGCTCATCGGCGAAATCATGGCCCCCGCCATCCGCCGCTACAAGGAGCGCGAGGCGCGCCGCGCCGCCAGCGAGCACCCCGCCTCGGTGTTGCGCAAGAGCGTGCCCCTGGAGGAGGGGACTCCCACCGCCGCGCAGCCCGTGGCCGCGACGGCCCCCGCACCGGCGTCACCGGCGGTGGAGCCGTCACCGCGCGTGGACGCGAAGGCCTGA
- a CDS encoding RDD family protein gives MSTARSRVFMAASRQGGRALRLVSGDAQPDSPYPKASLWLRGGARAVDVSVAWGLYVVGGAAGAVVALLFLLLADGMLQGQSVGKRIFGVKVMHLPTRSAARHRDSTLRNAPLALIVLLGMMPAPHGTVAAAAGLIVIGSVEAWRVLRDPLGWRLGDTWAQTQVVDGKVVAGVTVAARTPVAHERASGRLMSAAKVRRGRSSFRKRRGYPCASR, from the coding sequence GTGAGCACCGCGCGAAGCCGCGTGTTCATGGCGGCAAGTCGGCAAGGGGGCCGCGCCTTGCGGTTGGTGTCCGGAGACGCGCAACCCGATTCCCCCTATCCCAAGGCCTCGCTCTGGCTGCGCGGCGGCGCGCGGGCGGTGGACGTGTCGGTGGCGTGGGGCCTGTACGTCGTGGGGGGGGCGGCGGGCGCGGTGGTGGCGCTGCTGTTCCTGCTGCTGGCGGACGGGATGCTCCAGGGCCAGAGCGTGGGCAAGCGCATCTTCGGCGTGAAGGTGATGCACCTGCCCACGCGTTCGGCGGCGCGGCACCGCGACAGCACCCTGCGCAACGCGCCGCTGGCGCTCATCGTGCTGCTGGGCATGATGCCCGCGCCGCATGGGACGGTGGCCGCGGCCGCCGGGCTCATCGTCATCGGCAGCGTGGAAGCATGGCGCGTGCTGAGGGATCCGCTGGGCTGGCGGCTGGGCGACACCTGGGCGCAGACGCAGGTGGTCGACGGGAAGGTTGTCGCGGGCGTAACCGTTGCAGCTCGCACGCCGGTCGCGCATGAGCGCGCCTCCGGCAGGCTCATGTCCGCGGCGAAGGTGCGCCGTGGACGCTCGTCGTTCAGGAAGCGAAGGGGGTACCCGTGCGCATCGCGCTGA
- the hemB gene encoding porphobilinogen synthase, with translation MAYPIHRPRRLRRNAVLRDMVRETRLDPGDFIYPLFVVEGRDVRRPIVSMPGIFNLSLEHVVAEARQARKLGVPAVLLFGIPNHKDARGTQAYADDGIVQRAIQEIKAAEPDLQVIVDVCLCEFTDHGHCGVLEGGHVVNDATLPLLAKMSVSCAKAGADIIAPSDMMDGRVAAIRAALDETGFGELPIMAYSAKFASGYYGPFREAAQNTPTSGDRRGYQMDPGNFREALKEVALDVEEGADMIMVKPALAYLDVIRAVRERWELPVVSYNVSGEYSMLKAAGQNGWIDYERVMLETLTSMKRAGSDLIITYHALEAAKLL, from the coding sequence ATGGCCTATCCCATCCACCGACCCCGCCGCCTGCGCCGCAACGCCGTCCTGCGTGACATGGTGCGCGAGACGCGCCTCGACCCGGGCGACTTCATCTATCCCCTCTTCGTCGTGGAAGGCCGGGACGTGCGCCGTCCCATCGTCTCCATGCCGGGGATCTTCAACCTGTCGCTGGAGCACGTCGTCGCCGAGGCCAGGCAGGCCCGGAAGCTGGGCGTGCCCGCCGTCCTCTTGTTCGGCATCCCCAACCACAAGGATGCCCGCGGCACCCAGGCCTACGCCGACGACGGCATCGTCCAGCGCGCCATCCAGGAGATCAAGGCGGCCGAGCCGGACCTCCAGGTCATCGTCGACGTCTGCCTATGCGAGTTCACCGACCACGGCCACTGCGGCGTGTTGGAAGGCGGCCACGTCGTCAATGACGCCACGCTGCCGCTGCTGGCGAAGATGTCCGTGAGCTGCGCCAAGGCGGGCGCGGACATCATCGCTCCGTCGGACATGATGGATGGCCGCGTGGCCGCCATCCGCGCCGCCCTGGACGAGACGGGCTTCGGCGAGCTGCCCATCATGGCGTACTCGGCCAAGTTCGCGTCCGGCTACTACGGGCCGTTCCGCGAGGCCGCCCAGAACACGCCGACCTCCGGTGACCGCCGGGGCTACCAGATGGACCCCGGCAACTTCCGCGAGGCCCTCAAGGAAGTGGCCCTGGACGTGGAGGAGGGCGCGGACATGATCATGGTCAAGCCCGCGCTGGCCTACCTGGACGTCATCCGCGCCGTGCGCGAGCGCTGGGAGCTGCCCGTTGTCTCCTACAACGTGTCCGGCGAGTACTCGATGCTCAAGGCCGCCGGGCAGAACGGGTGGATTGACTACGAGCGGGTGATGCTGGAGACGCTCACGTCCATGAAGCGCGCCGGCTCCGACCTCATCATCACCTACCACGCCCTGGAGGCGGCGAAGCTCCTGTAG
- a CDS encoding ABC transporter ATP-binding protein, with protein MRKTYHRAFRKGGNEALRGMDLTVPEGSAFGLIGPNGAGKTTFIKSILGIVQPTEGSIRVLGGSPEDPRIRARIGYLPERLHLPGTWTAPAFLATVTRLKGLPVDPAVNLRLLERVGLSDAVGRRIGGYSKGMRQRLGLAAALVGTPSLLVLDEPTDGIDPMGRMEVRRILQDEVQRGTTLFLNSHLLAETERVCDRVAILAKGRVVREGRLEDLARGGVRWLVRFAPGANTEVLVTAGFVRGVAEGQYVVEAEDPAALNGALDRARAAGALMVELRRDGTDLESVLMGTVEAAA; from the coding sequence CTGAGGAAGACGTACCACCGGGCCTTCCGGAAGGGAGGCAACGAGGCCCTCCGTGGCATGGACCTGACGGTGCCGGAAGGAAGCGCCTTCGGCCTCATCGGCCCCAACGGTGCGGGCAAGACAACCTTCATCAAGAGCATCCTGGGCATCGTCCAGCCCACGGAGGGGTCCATCCGGGTGCTGGGGGGCTCGCCCGAGGACCCGCGCATCCGAGCCCGCATCGGCTACCTGCCCGAGCGCCTGCACCTGCCCGGAACCTGGACGGCGCCCGCCTTCCTGGCGACGGTGACGCGGCTGAAGGGCCTCCCCGTGGACCCCGCGGTCAACCTGCGCCTCCTGGAGCGCGTGGGCCTGTCGGACGCGGTGGGCCGGCGCATTGGCGGGTACTCCAAGGGCATGCGTCAGCGGCTGGGCCTGGCCGCGGCGCTGGTGGGCACCCCTTCCCTGCTGGTGCTGGACGAGCCCACGGACGGAATCGACCCCATGGGGCGGATGGAGGTGCGGCGCATCCTCCAGGACGAGGTGCAGCGAGGCACGACGCTGTTCCTCAACTCCCACCTGCTGGCGGAGACCGAGCGGGTCTGTGACCGCGTCGCCATCCTCGCGAAAGGCCGCGTGGTGCGCGAGGGCCGGCTGGAGGACCTGGCGCGCGGCGGCGTGCGGTGGCTGGTGCGCTTCGCCCCGGGCGCCAACACGGAGGTCCTGGTGACGGCAGGCTTCGTCCGAGGCGTCGCGGAGGGACAATACGTCGTCGAGGCGGAGGACCCGGCGGCGCTCAACGGGGCATTGGACCGGGCGCGCGCGGCGGGGGCATTGATGGTGGAGTTGCGGCGTGACGGAACGGACTTGGAGTCGGTGCTGATGGGAACAGTGGAGGCCGCAGCGTGA
- a CDS encoding ABC transporter permease subunit yields the protein MKPVLGIAGYVLREAMSRKFILAFMVGITLVLTVVALSLRIEVVDGALAASRLFGEELRSSIRSVDVALRPVYQAAAFLVFYGGILFGIVACSDFAPSLMSPGRIEHLLALPIQRWHLLAGTFLGVMVLALGGTLYGTTGLVLIFGVKAGYWTAGPLIAGLLACVGFAAVYAVMLTAATLVRSAALCAASGFVFLVGGIIAGYRQQMTPFFEEGFGREAFRAVTLVLPRLSALAVAAGDIAASTPLEVRSLGLLLLGVLVFGFGALAVGFWRFEGKDY from the coding sequence GTGAAGCCCGTCCTGGGAATCGCGGGCTACGTGCTCCGTGAGGCGATGTCGCGCAAGTTCATCCTGGCCTTCATGGTGGGCATCACCCTGGTGCTGACCGTGGTGGCGCTGAGCTTGCGCATCGAAGTGGTGGACGGAGCGCTCGCGGCGTCTCGGCTGTTCGGCGAGGAGCTTCGCTCGAGCATCCGCTCCGTCGACGTGGCCCTGCGGCCCGTGTACCAGGCCGCGGCGTTCCTGGTGTTCTACGGCGGCATCCTGTTCGGCATCGTCGCGTGCTCGGACTTCGCGCCGTCGCTGATGTCACCCGGGCGCATCGAGCACCTGCTGGCGCTGCCCATCCAGCGCTGGCACCTGCTGGCGGGGACGTTCCTGGGCGTGATGGTGCTGGCGCTGGGCGGGACGCTGTATGGGACGACGGGGCTGGTGCTCATTTTCGGCGTGAAGGCGGGGTACTGGACGGCGGGGCCGCTCATCGCTGGATTGCTGGCGTGCGTGGGCTTCGCGGCGGTGTACGCGGTGATGCTGACGGCGGCGACGCTGGTGCGCAGCGCGGCGCTGTGCGCGGCCTCCGGCTTCGTCTTCCTGGTGGGAGGAATCATCGCGGGCTACCGGCAGCAGATGACGCCCTTCTTCGAGGAAGGCTTTGGACGCGAAGCCTTCCGGGCAGTGACGCTGGTGTTGCCGCGGCTGTCCGCGCTGGCCGTGGCCGCGGGCGACATCGCCGCGTCCACGCCGTTGGAGGTGCGCTCGCTGGGCTTGCTGTTGCTCGGTGTGCTGGTGTTTGGATTCGGAGCCTTGGCGGTGGGGTTCTGGCGCTTCGAGGGAAAGGATTACTGA
- a CDS encoding Ig-like domain-containing protein, which translates to MRIVSKGARGLSALIGAAALASIGCGDVPDASESSQAELLQTSAPLDCLSSIKPERELLIQDATVLNDPVRTAWSGAMPKVRGAADGAWSFGRRLAEMSGDVAPSEFVRDGLQRGAEQDAVARTLVPQLLEAWPRLADGTLDMTKAPLRLKAIVNHVDTHNSDRHSAGEGHLVFDAIDADGKPLPLTATLVYDLPASKPSDALHWARQWHALATQTPGTEAFNTTLQAVTDRFTAAPGRLQVSTTESVLDSARSKSTDARRLAKDFGNLLCTDSAAPTVTLLSPSPGSAVRGTITLAASAYDDVGVTRVDFFSGSTLIASDTQPPFIVDWDTTTSASGTQALTAQAFDADGNMGISDPVSVMVDNFAPIILSGTPQYNPQTLNYVRGNITVGWSVTDQSLSGVVLAEFFQEGYLKGSLTSPTSFGYTFAWDTRVLANRPYSLTLRATDRAGNVAMHTRSLIVDNAPPTSVLTAPANGDVVSGVVTLAANASDSQSLYYVAFEIDGVIQTPYSTTAPFTRTWDTTGKSGTHVIVAIAYDRAGNSQRSNAVTVTVP; encoded by the coding sequence ATGCGCATCGTTTCGAAAGGGGCCCGTGGCCTTTCCGCACTGATTGGCGCGGCGGCCCTGGCATCCATCGGTTGTGGTGATGTCCCGGACGCGTCGGAGAGCTCCCAGGCCGAGCTCCTGCAGACAAGCGCGCCTCTGGATTGCCTCTCCTCCATCAAACCGGAGCGGGAGCTGCTCATCCAGGATGCGACCGTGCTGAATGACCCGGTGCGTACGGCCTGGTCCGGAGCGATGCCCAAGGTGCGCGGGGCCGCGGACGGCGCGTGGAGCTTCGGCCGACGACTGGCGGAGATGAGCGGCGACGTCGCTCCCTCCGAGTTCGTCCGCGACGGGCTCCAGCGGGGTGCGGAACAGGACGCGGTCGCACGCACGCTCGTGCCCCAGCTCCTCGAAGCGTGGCCAAGACTCGCGGATGGCACCCTGGACATGACGAAGGCGCCGCTGCGGCTGAAGGCCATCGTCAACCACGTGGACACCCACAATTCGGACCGGCACAGCGCTGGCGAGGGCCACCTGGTCTTCGATGCAATCGATGCGGACGGCAAGCCGCTGCCCCTCACCGCCACCCTCGTGTACGACCTGCCGGCATCCAAGCCCTCGGACGCGCTCCACTGGGCCCGGCAATGGCATGCACTCGCCACGCAGACTCCGGGTACGGAGGCATTCAACACCACCCTCCAGGCCGTCACCGACCGATTCACCGCCGCCCCAGGCCGGCTCCAGGTGAGCACGACGGAATCGGTCCTCGACTCAGCGCGCTCGAAATCCACCGACGCGCGGCGCCTCGCGAAGGACTTCGGAAACCTGCTGTGTACCGATAGCGCAGCCCCTACCGTGACGCTCCTCTCGCCGAGCCCGGGCAGTGCCGTGCGCGGCACCATCACCCTGGCGGCGAGCGCCTACGATGACGTCGGCGTCACGCGCGTGGACTTCTTCTCAGGGTCCACCCTCATCGCCTCCGACACCCAGCCCCCTTTCATCGTGGACTGGGACACGACGACGTCCGCCTCCGGCACCCAGGCGCTGACAGCCCAGGCCTTCGACGCGGACGGCAACATGGGCATCTCCGACCCGGTGAGCGTCATGGTGGACAACTTCGCTCCCATCATTCTTTCGGGCACGCCCCAGTACAACCCACAGACCCTGAACTACGTGCGCGGCAACATCACCGTGGGCTGGTCCGTGACGGACCAGTCCCTCTCAGGCGTGGTCCTGGCCGAGTTCTTCCAGGAGGGGTACCTCAAGGGCTCGCTGACGAGCCCCACCAGCTTTGGGTACACCTTCGCGTGGGACACGCGGGTGCTGGCCAATCGCCCCTACAGCCTGACCCTCCGCGCGACTGACAGGGCAGGCAATGTCGCGATGCACACCCGTTCGCTGATCGTCGACAACGCGCCGCCCACGTCCGTCCTGACCGCACCGGCCAACGGAGACGTCGTCAGTGGTGTCGTCACGCTGGCTGCCAATGCGAGTGACAGCCAATCGCTCTACTACGTCGCCTTCGAGATCGACGGTGTCATCCAGACACCCTATTCGACCACCGCGCCCTTCACCCGTACGTGGGACACGACGGGCAAGTCCGGCACGCACGTCATTGTCGCCATCGCGTATGACCGCGCGGGCAACAGCCAACGCAGCAACGCAGTGACGGTCACCGTTCCGTGA
- a CDS encoding DUF1588 domain-containing protein has product MNRVLLLAGLLSLVACKGSNEPNTNAGGPNNPGEPGGPGGNLGAACVVQSVLAERCASCHGALPTQGATMPLRTLHDMRVSSVMDGRLSNAQRALIRMRDDASPMPPAPHERASAADLAALETWIGEGMPLCSGTGGPPVTVVPEPNLLDQSVLFSCTEGVRSEAPTRIRRLNRREFTRNVGGSVERSWTGFSFYDNPLDPSAMEQYSSWATDETLDEATVELFLPVVGAAAAPWTMNYPDGNRMERVYTNRRFSCMFDDANPSDTCKRFHLGQMLEFGVFFRPPTEDELTRLTAFATTVIGQEPSHSPRNRADSITRISNAAWMMTGAMFRREMGGELADGRVELTSLELGSQLAYALAGRAPSATPSFVWPYFSAPLEGHLADVATAAKDGSLKQDATTTALIEKYLGGVDANQNGTPRFDLVQDYNEEQRSKRGHYWLGDGVAGFFREWLGYAHVAAAFKESPAATSRFELEGLGYISSVSYDNLLTNFHPLEPTFIQQFDDLIARVVVEDQDVLANLLTTRTFYVPSMQHAAYDSHKGLSHPYNVSEILPATVAGRWKTLPATERAGVLTHPVWLAAHGGNFEDDPSIVHRGKWVRENLLCGFVPPLSSVQVAAQVGAHAADKNARRRLQEATAGSQCQGCHRLMEPLGLPFEIYNHAGFLRARDRSPSGGWTTPDGSSTLTSMPEPGLDGPVRDAVELSERLATSQHVKRCFLRQAFRYFMGRPENPSDACTLTQMEQAYDQNNGSFSKMLTTLMTSDTWKTRRVPQAGE; this is encoded by the coding sequence ATGAACCGCGTCCTCCTGCTGGCCGGACTGTTGAGCCTCGTTGCGTGCAAGGGCTCCAACGAGCCAAACACCAACGCCGGAGGCCCTAACAACCCAGGGGAGCCCGGGGGGCCCGGTGGGAACCTGGGCGCCGCGTGCGTGGTGCAGTCGGTGCTCGCCGAGCGCTGCGCCAGCTGTCACGGCGCGCTGCCGACCCAGGGGGCGACGATGCCGCTGCGCACCCTGCACGACATGCGGGTGAGTTCGGTGATGGATGGGAGGCTCAGCAACGCCCAGCGCGCGCTCATCCGCATGCGCGACGACGCGTCTCCGATGCCGCCGGCCCCGCATGAGCGCGCGAGCGCAGCCGACCTCGCCGCGCTCGAGACCTGGATCGGGGAGGGGATGCCCCTCTGCAGTGGCACGGGCGGCCCGCCCGTGACCGTAGTGCCCGAGCCCAACCTGCTCGATCAGTCTGTGCTCTTCAGTTGCACCGAAGGCGTGCGCTCGGAGGCGCCGACGCGCATCCGCCGCTTGAACCGGCGCGAGTTCACCCGCAACGTCGGTGGCTCGGTCGAGCGCAGCTGGACCGGGTTCAGCTTCTACGACAACCCGCTCGATCCCAGCGCCATGGAGCAGTACAGCTCCTGGGCCACGGACGAGACGCTGGACGAGGCCACGGTGGAGCTCTTCCTGCCGGTGGTCGGCGCGGCCGCCGCGCCGTGGACGATGAACTACCCGGACGGCAACCGGATGGAGCGTGTCTACACCAACAGACGCTTCAGCTGCATGTTCGACGACGCGAACCCGAGCGACACCTGCAAGCGATTCCACCTTGGCCAGATGCTCGAGTTCGGCGTCTTCTTCCGCCCGCCCACCGAGGATGAACTCACGCGCCTCACCGCCTTCGCGACCACGGTCATCGGGCAGGAGCCGAGCCACTCCCCGCGAAACCGCGCGGACTCCATCACGCGGATCTCCAACGCCGCGTGGATGATGACCGGCGCCATGTTCCGCCGCGAGATGGGCGGTGAGCTTGCCGACGGTCGCGTGGAGCTGACCAGCCTTGAGCTGGGCTCGCAGCTGGCCTACGCGCTGGCGGGGCGCGCGCCCTCGGCTACGCCGAGCTTCGTGTGGCCGTACTTCTCCGCGCCCCTCGAGGGGCATCTGGCGGACGTGGCGACCGCCGCGAAGGATGGCTCGCTCAAGCAGGATGCGACGACCACCGCCCTGATCGAGAAGTACCTGGGCGGCGTCGACGCCAACCAGAACGGGACACCGCGCTTCGATCTGGTGCAGGACTACAACGAGGAGCAGCGCTCCAAGCGCGGACATTACTGGCTGGGTGACGGCGTCGCGGGCTTCTTCCGCGAGTGGCTCGGCTACGCGCACGTGGCCGCGGCGTTCAAGGAGTCCCCGGCGGCGACCTCGCGCTTCGAACTCGAGGGGCTCGGCTACATCAGCTCGGTCTCGTACGACAACCTGCTCACCAACTTCCATCCGCTGGAGCCGACCTTCATCCAGCAGTTCGACGATCTGATCGCGCGGGTGGTCGTCGAGGATCAGGACGTACTGGCGAACCTGCTCACCACGCGCACCTTCTACGTGCCCTCCATGCAGCACGCGGCGTACGACTCGCACAAGGGCCTCTCGCATCCCTACAACGTCAGCGAGATCCTCCCGGCGACCGTCGCGGGCCGCTGGAAGACGCTGCCTGCCACCGAGCGCGCGGGCGTGCTGACCCACCCGGTGTGGCTGGCCGCGCACGGCGGCAACTTCGAGGACGATCCGTCCATCGTCCACCGCGGCAAATGGGTGCGCGAGAACCTCCTGTGCGGCTTCGTCCCACCGCTCAGCAGCGTGCAGGTGGCAGCCCAGGTTGGCGCTCACGCTGCCGACAAGAACGCGCGCCGCCGCCTGCAGGAGGCGACGGCCGGATCGCAGTGTCAGGGCTGTCACCGACTGATGGAGCCGCTCGGCCTGCCCTTCGAGATCTACAACCACGCGGGCTTCCTGCGCGCGCGGGATCGCTCGCCCAGCGGAGGCTGGACCACGCCGGACGGAAGCTCGACGCTCACGTCGATGCCGGAACCCGGGCTGGACGGCCCGGTGCGCGACGCGGTGGAGTTGAGCGAGCGCCTGGCGACCTCGCAGCACGTGAAACGCTGCTTCCTGCGACAGGCCTTCCGCTACTTCATGGGCCGCCCGGAGAACCCGAGCGACGCATGTACGCTGACACAGATGGAGCAGGCCTATGATCAGAACAACGGCTCGTTCTCCAAGATGCTGACCACGCTGATGACCAGCGACACCTGGAAGACGCGGCGTGTGCCGCAGGCTGGAGAGTAA